Proteins encoded in a region of the Sphingomonas sp. HMP9 genome:
- a CDS encoding PTS sugar transporter subunit IIA — MTDFSDMLRPDAVQTDVIATNKKAVLQHLGAIASEIVDADCKTIVDRLTAREKLGSTGFGGGVAIPHAKLEGLAQVTGVFARLAQPVDFQAVDDLPVDLVFMLLSPTDAGAVHLKALARVSRRLRDKAFLEKLRGSGSPDAVYALFTADEVRDAA; from the coding sequence ATGACTGATTTCAGTGATATGCTGCGTCCCGACGCAGTCCAGACCGATGTGATCGCCACCAACAAAAAGGCGGTCCTTCAGCACCTTGGCGCAATTGCATCCGAGATTGTCGATGCGGATTGCAAGACCATCGTCGACCGTCTCACCGCGCGCGAGAAGCTTGGATCGACCGGGTTCGGCGGTGGCGTCGCGATCCCCCACGCCAAGCTTGAGGGCCTCGCGCAGGTAACGGGCGTCTTCGCGCGACTCGCACAGCCGGTCGATTTTCAGGCGGTCGACGATCTCCCGGTCGATCTCGTCTTCATGCTGCTGTCCCCCACCGATGCCGGCGCCGTCCATCTGAAGGCCCTCGCCCGCGTCTCGCGACGGTTGCGCGACAAGGCGTTCCTCGAAAAGCTGCGCGGCAGCGGATCGCCCGACGCGGTCTACGCGCTGTTCACCGCCGACGAGGTTCGCGATGCCGCGTGA
- a CDS encoding TIGR01244 family sulfur transferase — MIRQINESISVAPQIAVDDVATIAAAGFKAIVNNRPDDEDAGQPSGDAIRVAAEAAGLKYVAIPVTHAGFSHPQIDAMTQALVEADGPVLAYCRSGTRSCNLWALAAAKAGRNPNLLLAQAEDAGYDLRGIRPMLDALAGPR; from the coding sequence ATGATACGGCAAATCAACGAAAGTATTTCGGTCGCGCCACAGATCGCGGTCGACGACGTGGCGACGATCGCCGCGGCGGGCTTCAAGGCGATCGTCAACAATCGTCCCGACGACGAGGATGCGGGACAGCCTTCAGGCGACGCGATTCGCGTTGCGGCGGAAGCGGCCGGGCTGAAATACGTCGCGATTCCCGTGACGCATGCGGGCTTCTCGCATCCGCAGATCGACGCGATGACGCAGGCTCTGGTCGAGGCCGACGGCCCCGTGCTGGCCTATTGCCGGTCGGGAACGCGGAGCTGCAACCTGTGGGCGCTGGCGGCAGCGAAGGCGGGGCGGAATCCGAACCTGCTGCTCGCGCAGGCCGAGGACGCCGGGTATGATTTGCGCGGAATCCGCCCGATGCTGGACGCGCTCGCAGGGCCGCGATGA
- a CDS encoding cell wall hydrolase, with protein MTILQRAATIAVMTFSLAGLLGNSAPGQATGIDRSTTNLTALANLNALSPQNVPQVAPAATTVAAVEPIAPAEEEEFDTLAQAVAAQDSAAADEALQCLAGAIYFESKGEPLTGQLAVAEVIINRAKSGRFPADVCAVVKQRGQFSFVRGGQIPNINAGTAYRTAIAVAKVALADAWNSPAQKALYFNTPDRRPSVRAIKVASIGNHVFYR; from the coding sequence ATGACGATTCTTCAGCGGGCTGCGACGATCGCAGTCATGACCTTCTCTCTGGCCGGCTTGCTCGGCAACAGCGCTCCCGGTCAGGCAACCGGTATCGATCGCTCGACCACCAATCTCACTGCTCTCGCCAATCTTAACGCACTCTCGCCGCAGAATGTTCCGCAGGTCGCTCCCGCCGCAACCACCGTTGCAGCCGTCGAGCCGATCGCTCCTGCCGAGGAAGAAGAATTCGACACGCTTGCTCAGGCCGTTGCCGCGCAGGACAGTGCCGCTGCCGACGAAGCGCTTCAGTGCCTTGCCGGCGCGATCTATTTCGAATCGAAGGGTGAGCCGCTGACCGGCCAGCTCGCGGTCGCCGAAGTCATCATCAACCGCGCCAAGTCGGGTCGTTTCCCCGCCGATGTCTGCGCCGTCGTCAAGCAGCGCGGCCAGTTCAGCTTCGTTCGCGGTGGCCAGATCCCCAACATCAACGCTGGCACCGCCTACCGCACCGCGATCGCGGTCGCCAAGGTCGCTCTGGCCGATGCGTGGAACAGCCCTGCCCAGAAGGCGCTCTACTTCAATACGCCCGATCGCCGTCCCAGCGTCCGTGCGATCAAGGTCGCATCGATCGGCAACCACGTCTTCTATCGCTGA
- the coaE gene encoding dephospho-CoA kinase (Dephospho-CoA kinase (CoaE) performs the final step in coenzyme A biosynthesis.), giving the protein MIIGLTGSIGMGKSAVAAMFADEGVPVFDADATVHRLQAAGGRLVPAIEAAFPGSTANGAVDRVRLGAAVFSDDAAIKQLEAIVHPAVGEERAAFLAKHAGRRVVFDIPLLFETGGDRKVDRVVVVSASPDVQRARVLARPGMTAEKFATILARQTPDAEKRARAHHVIHTDTSFDDTRAQVRAVLASLEI; this is encoded by the coding sequence ATGATCATCGGGCTGACCGGCTCGATCGGCATGGGCAAGTCTGCGGTCGCGGCGATGTTCGCTGACGAAGGCGTGCCCGTGTTCGATGCCGATGCGACCGTACACCGGTTGCAAGCCGCTGGTGGCCGGCTGGTCCCCGCGATCGAAGCCGCCTTCCCAGGCTCGACCGCCAACGGCGCCGTCGATCGCGTCAGGCTCGGCGCAGCCGTGTTCAGTGACGACGCCGCTATCAAGCAGCTCGAAGCGATCGTCCACCCGGCGGTCGGGGAAGAGCGCGCCGCGTTCCTGGCAAAACATGCCGGCCGGCGAGTCGTGTTCGACATCCCTCTCCTTTTCGAAACCGGCGGCGATCGGAAGGTCGACCGGGTCGTCGTGGTTTCCGCCTCGCCCGACGTCCAGCGCGCGCGCGTCCTCGCCCGCCCCGGCATGACCGCCGAGAAGTTCGCGACCATCCTCGCCCGCCAGACCCCCGACGCGGAGAAGCGCGCGCGTGCGCATCATGTCATCCACACCGACACGAGCTTCGACGATACCCGCGCGCAAGTCCGGGCGGTGCTTGCATCCTTGGAAATCTGA
- a CDS encoding DUF1491 family protein, which produces MSGRLPSGILVSALLRRVNDAGGFGAVLAKGDPQGGAILVIAIDKYTPPRLLERGIGPDGRTALIDSTPLEDLDGYWRRRRASDPDLWVIEVDIAAAERFAAETILDD; this is translated from the coding sequence ATGAGCGGCCGTCTTCCCAGCGGGATCCTTGTCAGCGCCTTGCTGCGGCGCGTCAATGACGCTGGCGGGTTCGGCGCGGTATTGGCGAAAGGCGACCCGCAAGGGGGCGCGATCCTGGTCATCGCGATCGACAAGTACACCCCGCCCCGGCTGCTCGAACGCGGGATCGGACCCGATGGACGGACCGCGCTGATCGACTCCACCCCGCTCGAGGACCTCGACGGATATTGGCGTCGCCGCCGCGCAAGCGACCCGGATCTATGGGTTATCGAGGTAGACATCGCAGCGGCGGAACGGTTCGCCGCTGAAACGATCCTCGACGATTGA
- a CDS encoding AsmA family protein: MRNVWRGEASPLWMRTWVAKRWVKVAGIVVVAVMATVIIGLAVFPWGSLKGVIERQLTARFGRPVTIGGIERVDGFGFSPTIRITQVRIPQATWAGGGDFVRLREAEATFSALSLLKGGFGPRNVKATGLQLALVRDKQGRTNWDRPGKAKGGGSSNDLQGLVIRDSVISYRDAKQGRQITARFSSDPVAGIRANGTGTVRGAAVRIAVAGPSIERSQGKPWPFTASIDGDALSISARGLMDRPLDTDAITLDVTARATDLKLIDAVIEAGLFRTQPVSFSAHVRHDSPKWVVTQLKGVVGRSDFAGHVTVDKRDGRSKVNGDIVSRQFDFADLSSDEAQAKGAALERAIGPRLVPDTRIDIGKIDTTDAAFGFRIHHIVAAKGKSPIVSAKGTIAIDHQLLTLDRLVARLPQGTVTGRVTVDQRGGRKTPTVAIDLRLRGSSVQALAGGRGDFSGNVSARVRLKGSGETIRAAVGNADGSIGFVARDGQLPQGIAAALGFDAARALLAKDGARAGLRCVVVKLDVTQGRGRVDPMVVDTTASQLHGQGSVVFPAEAIAIRLSGAPKQHALLQLPGSAYMTGTIQQPHVTIPPEVKSVGNIFKAIGRAISGEQGPTARDADCAGLAARVLR, from the coding sequence TTGCGGAACGTTTGGCGCGGCGAGGCGTCGCCGCTCTGGATGAGAACATGGGTCGCCAAGCGCTGGGTCAAAGTCGCCGGCATCGTCGTCGTGGCCGTGATGGCTACGGTCATCATCGGGCTCGCCGTGTTTCCCTGGGGATCGCTCAAGGGCGTGATCGAACGACAGCTCACCGCGCGCTTCGGTCGCCCGGTAACGATCGGCGGGATCGAGCGGGTCGACGGGTTCGGCTTCTCCCCGACGATCCGCATCACGCAGGTCCGTATCCCGCAGGCGACATGGGCCGGGGGCGGCGATTTCGTGCGGTTGCGCGAGGCGGAGGCGACCTTCTCCGCGCTGTCGCTGTTGAAGGGCGGATTCGGCCCGCGCAACGTGAAGGCGACCGGGCTGCAGCTGGCGCTGGTGCGCGACAAGCAAGGGCGGACCAATTGGGACCGGCCGGGCAAGGCCAAGGGCGGCGGCAGTTCGAACGATCTGCAGGGGCTCGTCATTCGCGACAGCGTGATTTCGTACCGCGATGCCAAGCAGGGACGGCAGATCACCGCGCGGTTCTCGTCCGATCCGGTTGCGGGCATCCGCGCGAACGGCACCGGCACGGTGCGCGGGGCGGCCGTGCGGATTGCGGTCGCCGGGCCGTCGATCGAACGATCGCAGGGCAAGCCCTGGCCGTTCACCGCGTCGATCGACGGCGATGCGCTGTCGATCTCGGCGAGGGGCCTGATGGACCGGCCGCTCGATACCGACGCGATTACCCTGGACGTTACGGCGCGCGCGACCGACCTGAAGTTGATAGATGCGGTGATCGAGGCAGGGCTGTTCCGGACACAGCCGGTGTCGTTCAGCGCGCACGTCCGCCACGATTCGCCGAAATGGGTCGTCACGCAGTTGAAGGGCGTGGTCGGGCGGTCCGACTTTGCGGGCCACGTCACGGTCGACAAGCGGGATGGCCGCAGCAAGGTGAACGGCGACATCGTCTCCCGCCAGTTTGACTTTGCCGATCTGTCGTCGGACGAGGCGCAGGCGAAAGGCGCGGCGCTGGAACGCGCTATCGGGCCGAGGCTGGTTCCCGATACCCGGATCGATATCGGCAAGATCGACACTACCGACGCCGCATTCGGGTTCCGTATCCACCATATCGTCGCGGCGAAGGGCAAGTCGCCGATCGTGTCCGCCAAGGGGACCATCGCGATCGATCACCAGCTGCTGACACTGGACCGGCTGGTCGCCAGGCTGCCGCAGGGGACCGTCACCGGCAGGGTCACGGTCGACCAGCGCGGCGGTCGCAAGACGCCGACCGTCGCGATCGACCTCCGTTTACGCGGCAGCAGCGTACAGGCACTGGCAGGCGGTCGCGGCGATTTCAGCGGGAATGTGAGCGCACGGGTCCGGCTGAAGGGGTCGGGCGAGACGATCCGGGCGGCGGTCGGGAACGCCGACGGCAGCATCGGGTTCGTCGCGCGCGACGGGCAGTTGCCGCAGGGGATCGCCGCGGCGCTGGGGTTCGACGCGGCGCGCGCGTTGCTCGCCAAGGACGGCGCGCGCGCTGGGCTACGGTGCGTGGTCGTGAAGCTCGACGTGACGCAGGGGCGGGGACGCGTCGATCCGATGGTCGTCGATACCACCGCGAGCCAGTTGCACGGGCAGGGGAGCGTGGTGTTTCCTGCCGAGGCGATCGCCATTCGCCTGAGCGGCGCGCCTAAACAGCATGCGCTGCTGCAACTGCCGGGGTCGGCGTACATGACCGGGACGATCCAGCAGCCGCATGTGACGATCCCGCCCGAGGTCAAATCGGTCGGGAATATCTTCAAGGCGATCGGACGGGCGATCAGCGGCGAGCAGGGCCCGACGGCGAGGGATGCAGATTGCGCGGGATTGGCGGCGCGGGTCCTTCGCTAA
- a CDS encoding PaaI family thioesterase translates to MPDTQNTAGADAHFRALESLYAQAPINRFFDSSLEIPEAGVARIRFTIDERHYHAGGAAHGTSYFKMLDDAAFYACNSLVTDRFLLTTAFNLLLTRPLKVGPVIAEGRWISGKRRVFVADARLIDADGEEAARGTGTFMRSRIALAGLPGYRSAA, encoded by the coding sequence ATGCCTGACACCCAGAACACCGCCGGGGCCGATGCGCATTTCCGTGCGCTCGAATCGCTCTACGCGCAGGCGCCGATCAACCGCTTCTTCGACTCCTCGCTCGAAATTCCGGAGGCCGGCGTCGCGCGAATCCGTTTCACGATCGACGAACGCCACTACCACGCGGGCGGCGCAGCGCACGGCACGAGCTATTTCAAGATGCTCGACGACGCCGCCTTCTACGCCTGCAACAGTCTGGTCACCGATCGTTTCCTGCTCACCACCGCCTTCAACCTGTTGCTCACCCGGCCGCTCAAAGTCGGTCCCGTGATCGCCGAGGGACGCTGGATCAGCGGCAAGCGACGCGTGTTCGTCGCGGACGCGCGGTTGATCGATGCGGACGGTGAGGAAGCGGCACGCGGCACAGGCACCTTCATGCGGTCCCGGATCGCGCTCGCCGGCCTGCCCGGATACCGCAGCGCAGCATGA
- the hemE gene encoding uroporphyrinogen decarboxylase — MRQAGRYLPEYRALRAEKGGFLALATDPDAAAEVTLQPIRRFGFDGSILFSDILMIPWALGQDLSFGVGEGPRLEPALVDHALDRLQAVPDRLEPVYGTVAKVAGGLPPETTFLGFAGSPWTVATYMVAGKGSKDQSETRRFAYADPAAFGAIIDAIADNTVDYLARQIEAGVDAVQLFDSWSGSLSPAQFERWVIAPTARIVDQLHARCPGVPVIGFPKGAGGKLPAYARETGVDTIGLDETVDPVWANASLPEDMPVQGNLDPLALIAGGADLDAAIDRILAAFPTRPHIFNLGHGILPDTPIAHVEQLIARVRSTT; from the coding sequence ATGCGGCAGGCGGGGCGCTATCTCCCCGAATATCGCGCGCTGCGTGCCGAGAAGGGGGGATTCCTCGCGCTGGCGACCGATCCCGACGCCGCCGCCGAGGTGACGCTCCAGCCGATCCGCCGGTTCGGGTTCGACGGCTCGATCCTGTTCTCCGACATCCTGATGATCCCATGGGCGCTTGGCCAGGACCTCAGCTTCGGGGTCGGCGAGGGGCCGCGGCTCGAACCCGCGCTGGTCGATCATGCGCTCGATCGGTTGCAGGCCGTCCCCGATCGCCTGGAGCCGGTCTACGGCACCGTCGCCAAGGTTGCCGGGGGATTGCCGCCCGAGACGACGTTCCTGGGCTTTGCAGGCTCTCCCTGGACGGTCGCGACCTATATGGTAGCGGGCAAGGGTAGTAAGGATCAGTCCGAGACGCGCCGCTTCGCCTATGCCGACCCGGCGGCGTTCGGCGCGATCATCGATGCGATCGCAGACAACACCGTCGACTATCTCGCGCGGCAGATCGAGGCTGGCGTCGACGCGGTGCAGCTGTTCGACAGCTGGTCGGGGTCGCTCTCGCCCGCGCAGTTCGAACGCTGGGTGATCGCGCCGACCGCGCGGATCGTCGATCAGTTGCATGCGCGGTGTCCGGGGGTGCCGGTGATCGGCTTTCCGAAGGGGGCAGGGGGCAAGCTGCCCGCCTATGCGCGTGAGACGGGGGTCGATACGATCGGGCTGGACGAGACGGTCGATCCGGTCTGGGCCAACGCATCTTTGCCCGAAGATATGCCGGTGCAGGGCAATCTCGATCCGCTCGCGTTGATCGCGGGCGGCGCGGATCTCGACGCGGCGATCGACCGGATCCTGGCGGCGTTCCCTACGCGGCCGCATATCTTCAACCTCGGCCACGGCATCCTGCCCGACACGCCCATCGCGCATGTCGAGCAGCTGATCGCCCGCGTTAGGAGCACGACATGA
- a CDS encoding pyruvate, water dikinase regulatory protein, with product MMRLHLHLLSDSTGETLENIAKAALAQYDDVETVRHFWPMVRTEAHLERILQEIAQNPGLVVFTLVNPATRRILEQRCLALGLPAVAPLDPVNDALSGLLGQQAKARPGRQHVLDAAYFARVDAIQWTIAHDDGIAWEEWEEADIVLAGVSRSSKTPTSIYLANRGYKTANIPIVVESPPPKILYGLKTPLIVGLTTSADRLIQVRRNRLLSLNQQPDTSYVEEEAVMRELAFARRMFADNGWPVIDVTRRSIEETAAAIIALCNQRRSDDTAKVEA from the coding sequence ATGATGCGGCTTCACCTCCATTTGTTGTCGGATTCGACCGGCGAGACGCTCGAGAACATCGCCAAGGCGGCGTTGGCGCAATATGACGACGTCGAGACCGTCCGCCATTTTTGGCCGATGGTGCGCACCGAGGCGCATCTCGAGCGCATCCTGCAGGAGATCGCGCAGAACCCGGGGCTTGTGGTGTTCACGCTGGTGAACCCGGCGACGCGGCGGATTCTCGAGCAGCGGTGTCTGGCCTTGGGGTTGCCCGCGGTGGCCCCGCTCGACCCGGTCAACGACGCGCTTTCCGGCTTGCTCGGGCAGCAGGCGAAGGCGCGGCCGGGGCGTCAGCATGTGCTCGACGCGGCCTATTTCGCGCGCGTCGATGCGATCCAGTGGACAATCGCGCATGACGACGGGATCGCGTGGGAGGAATGGGAGGAGGCCGATATCGTCCTTGCGGGCGTGTCGCGCTCGTCGAAGACGCCGACCTCGATCTATCTCGCTAACCGTGGCTACAAGACGGCCAACATCCCGATCGTGGTCGAGAGCCCGCCGCCCAAGATCCTCTACGGACTCAAGACACCGCTGATCGTCGGGCTGACGACCAGCGCCGACCGGCTGATTCAGGTCCGGCGCAATCGCCTGCTGTCGCTGAACCAGCAGCCGGATACGTCGTATGTCGAAGAGGAGGCGGTGATGCGCGAGCTCGCCTTTGCGCGGCGGATGTTCGCGGACAATGGCTGGCCGGTGATCGACGTCACGCGCCGTTCGATCGAGGAGACCGCGGCCGCGATCATCGCGCTGTGTAACCAGCGGAGAAGCGACGACACCGCGAAGGTCGAGGCATGA
- the dnaQ gene encoding DNA polymerase III subunit epsilon — protein MREIVFDTETTGLSFSGGDRMVEIGCVEMVNRVETGRTFHAYYHPERDMPVEAFNVHGLSQQFLSDKPRFADAVEDLLDFVGDAPMIAHNAGFDFSFLNGELTKCGRQIVHMKRMVDTLQIARSRHPGAKHSLDALCSRFGIDRSHRVLHGALLDAQLLAQVYVELMGGRQIGLGLLSDTGSSASTPIVVQAPRVVRPPRVFAVSEGDLAAHAAFMKGIKDPIWGAVASG, from the coding sequence ATGCGTGAGATCGTCTTCGATACCGAAACCACTGGACTCAGCTTTTCCGGGGGCGACCGCATGGTCGAGATCGGTTGCGTCGAGATGGTCAACCGGGTCGAGACCGGCCGCACCTTTCACGCCTATTACCATCCCGAACGCGACATGCCGGTCGAGGCGTTCAACGTCCACGGGCTGAGCCAGCAGTTCTTGTCGGACAAGCCCAGATTCGCCGATGCAGTCGAGGACTTGCTCGATTTCGTCGGCGATGCGCCGATGATCGCGCACAATGCGGGCTTCGATTTCTCGTTCCTCAATGGCGAGCTGACCAAATGCGGGCGTCAGATCGTCCACATGAAGCGAATGGTCGACACGCTGCAAATCGCGCGCAGCCGTCACCCCGGCGCCAAGCATTCGCTCGATGCGCTGTGTTCGCGCTTCGGGATCGATCGCAGCCACCGTGTGCTGCACGGCGCGCTGCTCGACGCGCAGCTGCTCGCGCAGGTCTATGTCGAGCTGATGGGTGGCCGCCAGATCGGCCTCGGCCTGCTCAGCGACACCGGCAGCAGCGCCTCGACTCCGATCGTCGTACAAGCGCCTCGGGTCGTTCGCCCGCCGCGTGTTTTCGCGGTGAGCGAGGGAGACCTTGCGGCGCATGCGGCGTTTATGAAGGGGATCAAGGATCCGATTTGGGGGGCCGTGGCGTCCGGATGA
- a CDS encoding CopD family protein: MSGFLGAAYDWVKAAHLIFVIFWMAGLFMMPRYLVYHQEALAAGNTGEAANWVEREGKIRSIILTPAMIVVWVLGIALSLNLGLADGAPGLGWLHLKLLLVFLLTGYHGWMVGYSKKLAAGKPTLTGKHLRMLNEVPALAVTLIVVLVIVKPF; encoded by the coding sequence ATGAGCGGTTTTCTCGGGGCAGCCTATGACTGGGTGAAGGCTGCGCACCTGATCTTCGTGATCTTCTGGATGGCGGGGCTGTTCATGATGCCGCGCTATCTCGTCTATCACCAGGAGGCGCTGGCGGCCGGTAATACGGGCGAGGCGGCGAACTGGGTCGAGCGCGAGGGCAAGATCCGCAGCATCATCCTGACGCCGGCGATGATCGTCGTCTGGGTGCTGGGGATCGCGCTGTCGCTGAACCTCGGGCTGGCGGACGGTGCGCCGGGGCTGGGGTGGCTGCACCTCAAGCTGCTGCTGGTGTTTCTGCTGACGGGGTATCACGGCTGGATGGTCGGCTATTCGAAGAAGCTGGCGGCGGGGAAGCCGACGCTGACTGGCAAGCACTTGCGGATGCTTAACGAGGTGCCCGCGCTTGCGGTGACGCTGATCGTCGTGCTGGTGATCGTGAAGCCGTTCTGA
- the hpf gene encoding ribosome hibernation-promoting factor, HPF/YfiA family yields the protein MDIRISGHQVDTGEALNSHVEDRLQGIADKYFSRAISAEVTFGKGPHDAGFKCDIVSHVMKGLVLKGHSEAYDARAAFDGAAAKIETQLRRYMRRLKDRHAGEAVAMAESNGYDNAGYTLFQESVEEDDVADAPLIIAETRVDIPEASVSDAVMMLDLRNTAALLFTNAGTGAHNMVYRRGDGTIGWVEPQRAAASSNQ from the coding sequence ATGGATATCCGGATTTCTGGTCATCAGGTTGACACTGGCGAAGCACTCAACAGCCATGTGGAAGACCGACTCCAGGGTATCGCCGACAAGTATTTCTCGCGCGCCATCTCGGCCGAGGTCACGTTCGGCAAGGGCCCGCACGATGCGGGCTTCAAATGCGATATCGTCTCGCATGTCATGAAGGGCCTGGTGCTCAAGGGCCATTCGGAGGCCTATGACGCCCGCGCCGCGTTCGACGGTGCCGCCGCCAAGATCGAGACGCAGCTCCGCCGCTACATGCGCCGCCTGAAGGACCGCCACGCGGGCGAAGCGGTCGCGATGGCCGAGAGCAACGGCTATGACAATGCCGGGTACACACTGTTCCAGGAAAGCGTCGAGGAAGACGATGTCGCCGATGCACCGCTGATCATCGCCGAAACGCGCGTCGATATCCCCGAGGCCAGCGTGTCCGACGCGGTGATGATGCTCGATCTGCGCAACACCGCAGCCTTGTTGTTCACGAATGCGGGTACCGGTGCGCACAACATGGTCTATCGCCGCGGTGACGGCACGATCGGTTGGGTCGAGCCCCAGCGGGCAGCGGCCTCCAGTAACCAATAA
- a CDS encoding Maf family protein yields MSLILASQSASRRAMLTAAGVPFEATFAGVDEDAAKAALRDLSPRDLADALAELKALKVSARMPGYLVLGSDSLVALEDGTILDKPTDRADAAAHLRLMSGKRHDLWSAAVIAENGQAIWRHVERAKMHVRPLSEAFIEKYLEAEWPAIAGCVGCYRIEGPGAQLFAKIEGSQFTVLGMPLLNVLDFLRVRSELPA; encoded by the coding sequence ATGAGCCTGATCCTCGCCTCGCAAAGCGCCTCCCGTCGGGCGATGCTGACCGCCGCGGGCGTGCCGTTCGAGGCGACCTTTGCAGGCGTCGACGAGGATGCGGCGAAGGCGGCGCTCCGCGACCTGTCGCCGCGCGATCTTGCGGACGCGCTGGCCGAACTGAAAGCGTTGAAAGTGTCGGCACGGATGCCGGGCTATCTCGTGCTGGGCAGCGACTCGCTGGTCGCGCTGGAGGACGGCACGATCCTCGACAAGCCGACCGACCGGGCCGACGCGGCGGCGCATCTGCGGCTGATGTCGGGCAAGCGCCACGATCTCTGGAGCGCGGCGGTCATCGCGGAGAACGGTCAGGCGATCTGGCGTCACGTCGAGCGCGCGAAAATGCATGTGCGGCCGCTGTCGGAGGCCTTCATCGAGAAATATCTGGAGGCGGAATGGCCGGCGATTGCGGGCTGCGTCGGGTGTTATCGGATCGAGGGGCCGGGTGCGCAGCTGTTCGCCAAGATCGAAGGCAGCCAGTTCACGGTTCTCGGCATGCCACTGCTCAACGTCCTCGATTTCCTGCGCGTGCGTAGCGAATTGCCGGCGTAA
- a CDS encoding shikimate dehydrogenase family protein — MTRPYAEVIGDPIAQSKSPLIHGFWLDALGIDAEYRHKHVTADALSAYFAERKADPAWRGCNITMPHKLAALDHVSDPGDVRGTIGAINTVFRNEGGDCIGTNTDAAGFWAPIDDLDIAGQPVTVIGAGGAARAILFALSRMGVGPMTILNRNPLKGAALLSTFGLKGQALPIGPAAPPSRLLVNASVLGMAGQPALEIDLGALEPDSLVYDIVYSPLETGLLKAARARDLETVDGLEMLIGQAAVAFEILFHVEPPRDRDDDLRALLIA; from the coding sequence ATGACCCGACCCTATGCCGAAGTGATCGGCGATCCGATCGCGCAGTCGAAATCGCCGCTGATCCACGGCTTCTGGCTCGACGCGCTCGGGATCGACGCGGAATACCGCCACAAGCACGTTACCGCCGACGCGCTTTCCGCCTATTTCGCGGAGCGCAAAGCCGACCCCGCCTGGCGCGGGTGCAACATCACGATGCCGCACAAGCTCGCCGCGCTCGATCACGTCTCCGACCCCGGCGACGTCCGCGGGACGATCGGCGCGATCAACACGGTGTTCCGCAACGAGGGCGGCGACTGCATCGGCACCAACACCGATGCCGCCGGATTCTGGGCGCCGATCGACGACCTCGACATCGCAGGCCAGCCGGTCACCGTTATCGGTGCCGGCGGTGCAGCGCGCGCGATCCTTTTCGCGCTTTCGCGGATGGGCGTCGGCCCCATGACGATCCTCAATCGCAATCCGCTCAAGGGGGCCGCGTTGCTGTCGACCTTCGGACTAAAGGGTCAGGCGCTGCCGATCGGCCCCGCCGCCCCGCCCTCGCGGCTTCTCGTCAATGCGAGCGTGCTCGGCATGGCGGGCCAGCCCGCGCTTGAGATCGACCTTGGCGCGCTCGAGCCCGACTCCCTCGTGTACGACATCGTGTATTCGCCGCTCGAAACCGGCCTGCTGAAGGCGGCGCGCGCGCGCGACCTCGAAACGGTCGATGGGCTGGAAATGCTGATCGGTCAGGCGGCGGTCGCATTCGAGATATTGTTCCACGTGGAACCACCGCGTGATCGCGATGATGATCTCCGCGCGTTGCTGATCGCATGA